CTACGCCTTCCGGGACATCAACCCCAAGACGCCGGTGCATTTTTTGGTCATCACCCGGGAGCACATCGGCGGGGTGGCCGACATGGAGGGACGCGAGGATCTCCTGGGCGGCCTCGTGAGCACGGGGGTCAAGCTGGCCGCCGAGCTGGGGCTCGCCGACGCCGGTTACCGGCTGGTTCTGAATCAGGGGGCCGACGGGGGGCAGAGCGTGCCCCACGTCCACCTCCACGTCCTGGGCGGGCGCGCTCTGGCCTGGCCTCCGGGGTAATGGACGCACTCCGCGTGATTTTTTCGCCGTCCGGCGATGCCCGGTGGAACATGGCCCTCGACGAGACCCTCCTCGCGGGGGTCGCCGGGGGCGGTTCCGGTTCGACGCTGCGGCTCTACTCCTGGCGGCCGCCGGGGATCAGCCTGGGGTATTTCCAGCCGGCGGGCATGGCGGACCTCGGGGCCTGCGCCCGGCTTGGGGTGGAGGTAGTACGGCGCGTCACCGGCGGCGG
This sequence is a window from bacterium. Protein-coding genes within it:
- a CDS encoding histidine triad nucleotide-binding protein; translated protein: MRDCIFCRIVAGEIPSAKVFEDERYYAFRDINPKTPVHFLVITREHIGGVADMEGREDLLGGLVSTGVKLAAELGLADAGYRLVLNQGADGGQSVPHVHLHVLGGRALAWPPG